In Centroberyx gerrardi isolate f3 unplaced genomic scaffold, fCenGer3.hap1.cur.20231027 Scaffold_94, whole genome shotgun sequence, a genomic segment contains:
- the LOC139930168 gene encoding uncharacterized protein LOC139930168, which produces MGGTVCKEEESEEKRRQVRRSEGRDDSLSSADRIRRYTVKQFGYNVLSLARRGLKEAPVELWELLELEKLNLSLNSLKVLPPQLALLSNLVVLNLWGNQLSSLPAEIGQLSRLRVLFAYRNRLTEVPEELGACAQLEVLSLANNQLSSLPASLSNLTRLKKLNLSHNHIIHIPGCVYNMKALVFLHLACNRLENLAENIQALVELKILIVEGNSLHSLPKALCCLTRLELLNLDFNDIKDVPQEMHQLSRLEKLACHPLDKGLHILHNPLLKPVKEVLEGGLSAPYSYLKAV; this is translated from the exons atgGGAGGGACGGTGtgtaaggaggaggagagcgaggagaagaggaggcaggtGAGGAGGAGCGAGGGACGGGACGACAGTCTGAGCTCAGCCGACAGAATCCGCCGTTACACCGTCAAACAGTTTGGATACAACGTGCTGAGCCTGGCCCGCAGAGGACTGAAG gaggCTCCAGTAGAGTTGTGGGAGCTGTTGGAGTTGGAGAAGCTGAATTTGTCTCTGAACAGTCTGAAGGTTCTTCCTCCTCAGCTGGCTCTGCTCTCCAACCTGGTGGTCCTCAACCTGTGGGGCAACCAG CTGAGCAGCCTGCCGGCAGAAATCGGCCAGCTGAGCCGGCTCAGAGTTCTGTTCGCCTACAGGAACCGACTGACGGAGGTTCCTGAAGAACTGGGAGCCTGTGCACAACTAGAG GTGCTGAGTTTAGCCAACAACCAGCTGTCCTCTCTGCCCGCCTCCCTGTCTAATCTGACCCGACTGAAGAAACTCAACCTCAGCCACAACCACATCATCCACATCCCCGGCTGTGTCTACAACATGAAGGCTCTG gtcttCCTCCATCTGGCCTGTAACCGCCTGGAGAACCTGGCGGAGAACATCCAGGCTCTGGTGGAGCTCAAGATCCTCATCGTGGAGGGAAACAGCCTCCACTCTCTGCCCAAGGCTCTCTGCTGCCTCACCAG actGGAATTACTGAATCTGGATTTTAACGACATTAAGGATGTTCCCCAG gaaatGCACCAGCTGTCCCGGCTGGAGAAGCTGGCCTGCCACCCGCTGGATAAAGGTCTCCACATCCTCCACAACCCGCTGCTGAAACCTGTGAAAGAAGTGCTGGAGGGGGGGCTGAGCGCTCCGTACAGCTACCTGAAGGCTGTTTAG